In Paralichthys olivaceus isolate ysfri-2021 chromosome 1, ASM2471397v2, whole genome shotgun sequence, the following are encoded in one genomic region:
- the nhsb gene encoding actin remodeling regulator NHS isoform X1, with translation MPFAKRIVEPPLLCRHHIPNDEGLLFEDLCAISNVVLSRTLRQLSDLARHACSLFQELENDIINTNQRVWVLQNKIGQIQQTASALDPKKEAVPVSNLDIESKLSVHYQAPWHQQHNVFHPCTRPPCLEELHRNAQLSLRALHRDEQQPEHRSTSRERNRVTISISVAPPMPTFPSPHSIRRQQRSRLARAQERAERERELDYQPRKERTVRETEIQTIQRKERPGREADVQTIQRKFECFYSLHPIESCIFIPWNRKATSMGEDEGGEVLGGHRAKASAPNASSTQDKQTSWSKENHPPSDQKITADSHSISSCIIPINVTGVGFDREASARCSLVHSQSVLQRRRKLRRRKTITGIPKRVHQDMDSDESPVARERTVIVHANPHQLSLYQEDLSISGRLHHTRDSGCQTDDFLIACSAAPSRRRIRAQRGHQGIPASLSHSTGNISSLGDQSDSTYTCSSSHGGRLRSRSLPREGGRLMDSDDDDDDDDDDDDDNYDDDDEDEELSPYEAEDFIPSGPSPRMKMMMMKDEEESTDDQAAPEPLQLGSLKRLQRSGERDRGGGGGGSPEHSWMERGRSRLPRKADMGSCEISSSSDTFSSPIHSVSTTGVLGSHVDHKEDHQSSSGNWSGSSSTCPSQTSETIPPPSSPPLTGSSHCDSELSLNTVPNAIDEGFSLDPSYHSDLRPQGQGHRSSSFTSSATDQLDDAGVSTASEGEWTYPQDQDQTDPDQDHDQTRNLSQSHGLAQEYSSKQGLETQTCFSDNNTPNNEKEPGSLYASETNSFYSSSVHFGECNQSYRGYMYNYADPGPDCSQSNTVAAALSHGVYLQHSTDLRAGTMTLGRSYRPLRKPKVKPPPPKRTSSLKETSSSVDVGTDTQADQDQPKTVSEQELTLSSTDMKLELELELGGAPEPLQTSCLVAEPLGSWGMGLGETVDIVEPMSFSSADTHSFKNEGAVQSDYADLWLHNTELKSNNGEYTSMSNSSTATGTTVMECIKSPDSSSSSTESKTQAPAQVSETRPTSPPLPPGDYKLGSPEKLAGLASPSSGYSSQSETPTSTLPSSSTAFFPGPLSPSTGKRKPKVPERKSSLSSLQHFPRDGVSISSSYKRDPDFPPPPSQLDLNILHGGYVRHTLSHRTHHMHTLHHSKHRVSNVLATGTKFLVPETSNTNPPPNSNSTPTITNSNILVITPSALRSVQLHSVSQSTDSATTAVQETASALETATRPKYPPSCSTLAPPPITTRPLPPRRPPPRPPGHDHISSPEHSQPPPPGRHPDGPPSYESLLLRQDRYGPGTFWAMTAFRTRIDPLSDLSEDSSPLHRPVPRAPHPSPVDLHTHIHSHSEFRGLTHSTHAHSEFRVLGERSFSQDDDDDDDDEEEEEEQVKELPRAACSRGGMRSDHPPPPAYEFAGVCHSDSGPWASPVKVPGTTMETSHPYLISDARKGGQIEREEEDEVTSGATRSAHQQHSQENKDDSTTPDTEDYFSKGTLCAADSTPSDNSLSPLTDDSKVDDDILTSPNKTRTTEDLFAMIHRSKRKVLGRKDSGDLNVKSRLCPPATVTPGNVSTVIIPPAPPLNIPANLATAAASQRAPVPIYRSAKKSTTSNEEFKLLLLKKGSRSDSSYRMSATEILKSPITPKMPGESLQEGTIRQSEEPTSAFQEPPISSMDPIQIPGLFPRANAESFTPKTLPMSAASRQGRSRIPPVANSSRYSTRSRLYTAPMQAISEGETENSDGSPHDDRSS, from the exons CTGTGTCGAACCTGGACATAGAAAGCAAGCTGTCAGTTCACTATCAGGCTCCATGGCACCAACAACACAACGTGTTTCATCCCTGCACCCGACCGCCCTGCCTGGAGGAGCTGCACAGAAATGCTCAACTCAGTCTCAGAGCCCTGCACCGAG ACGAACAACAGCCCGAACACCGGTCCACAAGTCGGGAGAGAAACAGGGTGACCATCTCTATCTCAGTGGCACCCCCTATGCCCACCTTCCCCTCACCACACAGCATTCGGCGGCAGCAGAGAAGTCGGCTGGCACGAGCG caagagagagcagagagggagcgagagttAGACTATCAACCCAGGAAG GAGAGGactgtgagagaaacagagatcCAGACCATAcagagaaaa GAGAGGCCAGGGAGAGAAGCAGATGTTCAGACGATCCAAAGAAAG TTTGAGTGCTTTTACTCACTTCACCCTATTGAAAGTTGCATCTTCATCCCATGGAATAGAAAG GCTACCTCGATGGGGGAAGATGAAGGTGGTGAGGTCTTGGGAGGCCACAGAGCCAAGGCCTCAGCCCCCAATGCTTCCTCAACCCAAGATAAGCAGACGAGCTGGTCCAAGGAAAACCACCCACCATCAGATCAGAAGATAACTGCCGATTCTCACTCCATCTCCTCCTGCATCATCCCCATCAACGTCACAG GTGTTGGTTTTGACAGGGAAGCCAGTGCTCGTTGCTCTCTAGTACATTCCCAGTCGGTTCTTCAGAGGAGACGGAAGCTAAGGAGGAGGAAGACTATCACAGGAATACCCAAAAGAGTGCACCAGGACATGG ACTCAGATGAATCACCCGTAGCAAGAGAGCGCACAGTGATCGTCCATGCCAACCCGCACCAACTCTCTCTCTATCAGGAAGATCTCTCAATCAGTGGTCGGCTCCATCACACTCGTGACTCTGGCTGCCAGACAGATGATTTCCTTATAGCAT gttcAGCTGCTCCCTCCAGACGGCGCATCAGAGCGCAACGTGGCCATCAGGGaatccctgcctctctctctcattcaacAGGCAACATTTCTTCACTTGGTGACCAGTCAGATTCCACATACACCTGTTCTTCCAGCCACGGTGGACGCCTGCGCTCTCGCAGCCTTCCACGAGAGGGTGGACGTCTAAtggacagtgatgatgatgacgatgatgatgacgatgatgatgatgacaattatgatgatgatgatgaagatgaggagctGTCACCATATGAAGCTGAGGACTTTATTCCATCTGGCCCTAGTCCAagaatgaagatgatgatgatgaaggatgAGGAAGAGAGCACAGATGACCAGGCAGCTCCTGAGCCACTGCAACTTGGAAGCCTAAAAAGGTTACAGCGATCTGGGGAAAGAGACcgagggggtggaggaggaggaagcccGGAGCATAGCTGGATGGAGAGGGGCCGTTCTCGCTTACCCCGCAAAGCTGACATGGGAAGCTGTGAGATCTCATCAAGTTCTGATACTTTCAGCAGTCCTATTCACTCTGTGTCTACAACAGGAGTTCTAGGAAGCCATGTGGACCATAAAGAGGACCACCAGTCATCAAGTGGGAACTGGAGCGGTTCCAGCTCCACCTGCCCCTCTCAGACATCTGAAACCATACCTCCGCCCTCTTCTCCACCACTGACAGGCTCCTCTCATTGTGACTCAGAGCTATCACTCAACACTGTGCCCAATGCCATTGATGAGGGATTTTCCCTGGATCCCTCATACCACTCTGACCTCAGACCCCAGGGCCAGGGCCACAGGTCAAGCTCATTCACATCCTCAGCCACAGACCAGCTAGATGACGCAGGGGTCAGTACAGCAAGTGAGGGGGAGTGGACATACCCTCAAGACCAAGACCAGACTGATCCAGACCAAGACCATGATCAAACCCGAAACCTGAGTCAGAGTCATGGGTTAGCTCAGGAGTACAGCTCCAAACAAGGTTTGGAAACCCAAACCTGTTTTAGTGATAACAATACCCCAAACAATGAAAAAGAGCCTGGCTCTCTTTACGCatcagaaacaaacagtttcTACTCCTCATCAGTGCATTTTGGGGAGTGTAATCAGAGTTACAGAGGATACATGTATAACTATGCAGACCCAGGACCTGACTGCAGTCAATCCaacactgtggcagcagcactATCCCATGGAGTTTACCTTCAACACTCAACTGACCTCAGAGCAGGCACTATGACCCTGGGGAGAAGTTATCGTCCACTGAGGAAACCTAAAGTCAAACCTCCACCACCCAAACGGACTTCTTCACTGAAGGAAACCAGTAGTAGTGTTGATGTCGGAACCGACACACAGGCAGATCAAGATCAACCAAAGACGGTTAGTGAACAAGAGCTCACCTTGTCTTCCACAGATATGAAGCTGGAACTGGAGCTAGAGCTTGGAGGTGCTCCAGAACCCTTACAGACATCTTGTCTAGTAGCAGAGCCTTTAGGATCATGGGGAATGGGACTGGGTGAAACTGTCGACATAGTAGAACCGATGTCCTTCAGCTCTGCAGATACACACTCGTTTAAGAATGAAGGTGCTGTGCAATCTGACTATGCAGACCTGTGGCTACACAACACTGAGCTGAAGTCCAACAATGGTGAGTACACATCTATGTCCAACTCAAGCACAGCCACAGGCACTACTGTCATGGAGTGTATCAAGTCACCAGacagctcttcctcctccacagaatCCAAAACCCAGGCCCCTGCCCAGGTGTCAGAGACCAGGCCAACTAGTccccctctcccacctggaGACTACAAACTTGGGTCACCTGAGAAGCTGGCAGGCCTGGCCTCGCCATCAAGTGGTTattccagccaatcagagactcCAACATCAACCCTACCCTCATCTTCAACAGCATTTTTCCCAGGACCTCTATCTCCCTCCACAGGCAAAAGGAAGCCAAAAGTGCCAGAGAGGAagtcttctctttcttctctgcagcATTTCCCCAGAGATGGGGTTTCCATTTCATCTAGCTATAAGAGAGACCCAGACTTTCCACCTCCACCTTCTCAACTTGATCTCAATATTCTTCATGGTGGCTATGTCAGACACACGCTATCCCACCGGACACACCACATGCACACGCTCcaccacagcaaacacagagttTCAAATGTGTTAGCCACTGGAACAAAGTTTTTGGTCCCTGAGACATCAAATACCAACCCGCCACCAAATTCAAACTCCACTCCAACAATTACAAATTCTAATATATTGGTGATAACACCATCTGCTCTTCGTTCAGTGCAGCTCCATTCTGTTAGTCAATCCACAGATAGTGCTACCACTGCAGTCCAGGAAACAGCAAGTGCACTGGAGACTGCTACGAGACCCAAATATCCTCCTAGTTGTTCTACCCTGGCTCCACCACCTATTACCACTAGGCCTCTCCCTCCTCGTAGACCACCACCCAGACCCCCAGGTCATGACCACATCTCCTCCCCTGAACATTCACAACCACCTCCCCCTGGCCGCCACCCTGATGGGCCACCATCCTATGAAAGCCTGCTACTCAGACAGGACCGCTATGGACCTGGAACTTTCTGGGCTATGACGGCCTTCAGAACCCGGATAGACCCATTATCAGATCTGTCTGAAGACAGCTCACCTTTACATCGGCCTGTGCCACGTGCTCCCCACCCTTCGCCTGTGGATCTACACACGCATATCCACTCACATTCAGAGTTCAGAGGGCTCACACATTCAACTCATGCACACTCTGAGTTTAGGGTTTTAGGGGAGCGCTCATTCTCccaggatgatgatgacgacgacgatgacgaggaggaagaggaagagcaggtgAAAGAACTACCGAGGGCTGCATGTTCCAGAGGAGGCATGCGATCGGATCACCCTCCACCCCCAGCATATGAGTTTGCTGGAGTATGCCACTCAGACTCAGGGCCCTGGGCTAGTCCAGTCAAAGTGCCTGGTACCACAATGGAGACATCGCATCCTTACCTAATCAGCGATGCAAGGAAAGGAGGACAaatagagagagaagaagaggatgaagtgaCATCAGGTGCTACCAGAAGTGCCCATCAGCAGCATTCACAGGAGAATAAAGATGACTCCACAACTCCTGACACAGAGGATTACTTCAGCAAAG GGACATTATGTGCTGCAGATTCCACGCCCAGTGATAACTCGCTCTCCCCTCTGACTGATGACTCCAAAGTGGATGATGACATTCTCACCTCACCCAACAAGACCCGTACAACTGAGGACCTGTTTGCCATGATACACAG ATCCAAAAGAAAGGTCCTGGGCCGTAAAGATTCAGGAGATTTAAATGTGAAGTCTCGTCTTTGCCCTCCAGCAACAGTGACCCCTGGGAATGTCTCCACTGTCATTATCCCACCAGCACCTCCTCTGAACATCCCAGCCAATttagccactgctgctgcatcacaaCGAGCCCCAGTGCCAATCTACCGCAGCGCCAAGAAATCCACCACATCCAACGAGGAGTTTAAACTCCTGTTGCTGAAGAAAGGTAGCAGGTCTGATTCCAGCTACCGCATGTCAGCTACAGAGATTCTAAAGAGCCCCATCACTCCTAAAATGCCAGGGGAGTCCCTTCAAGAGGGAACCATTAGACAGTCTGAAGAGCCAACCTCGGCATTCCAAGAGCCCCCCATTTCTAGCATGGACCCAATCCAGATACCAGGTCTTTTTCCCAGGGCCAACGCTGAGAGTTTCACACCCAAAACCCTGCCAATGTCAGCTGCATCTCGACAGGGACGTTCTCGGATCCCCCCTGTAGCCAACAGCAGTCGTTACAGTACACGCAGCCGCCTCTACACAGCCCCGATGCAAGCCATTTCTGAAGGGGAGACGGAGAATTCAGATGGGAGCCCCCATGATGACAGATCATCCTAA
- the nhsb gene encoding actin remodeling regulator NHS isoform X3 encodes MPFAKRIVEPPLLCRHHIPNDEGLLFEDLCAISNVVLSRTLRQLSDLARHACSLFQELENDIINTNQRVWVLQNKIGQIQQTASALDPKKEAVPVSNLDIESKLSVHYQAPWHQQHNVFHPCTRPPCLEELHRNAQLSLRALHRDEQQPEHRSTSRERNRVTISISVAPPMPTFPSPHSIRRQQRSRLARAERTVRETEIQTIQRKERPGREADVQTIQRKFECFYSLHPIESCIFIPWNRKATSMGEDEGGEVLGGHRAKASAPNASSTQDKQTSWSKENHPPSDQKITADSHSISSCIIPINVTGVGFDREASARCSLVHSQSVLQRRRKLRRRKTITGIPKRVHQDMDSDESPVARERTVIVHANPHQLSLYQEDLSISGRLHHTRDSGCQTDDFLIACSAAPSRRRIRAQRGHQGIPASLSHSTGNISSLGDQSDSTYTCSSSHGGRLRSRSLPREGGRLMDSDDDDDDDDDDDDDNYDDDDEDEELSPYEAEDFIPSGPSPRMKMMMMKDEEESTDDQAAPEPLQLGSLKRLQRSGERDRGGGGGGSPEHSWMERGRSRLPRKADMGSCEISSSSDTFSSPIHSVSTTGVLGSHVDHKEDHQSSSGNWSGSSSTCPSQTSETIPPPSSPPLTGSSHCDSELSLNTVPNAIDEGFSLDPSYHSDLRPQGQGHRSSSFTSSATDQLDDAGVSTASEGEWTYPQDQDQTDPDQDHDQTRNLSQSHGLAQEYSSKQGLETQTCFSDNNTPNNEKEPGSLYASETNSFYSSSVHFGECNQSYRGYMYNYADPGPDCSQSNTVAAALSHGVYLQHSTDLRAGTMTLGRSYRPLRKPKVKPPPPKRTSSLKETSSSVDVGTDTQADQDQPKTVSEQELTLSSTDMKLELELELGGAPEPLQTSCLVAEPLGSWGMGLGETVDIVEPMSFSSADTHSFKNEGAVQSDYADLWLHNTELKSNNGEYTSMSNSSTATGTTVMECIKSPDSSSSSTESKTQAPAQVSETRPTSPPLPPGDYKLGSPEKLAGLASPSSGYSSQSETPTSTLPSSSTAFFPGPLSPSTGKRKPKVPERKSSLSSLQHFPRDGVSISSSYKRDPDFPPPPSQLDLNILHGGYVRHTLSHRTHHMHTLHHSKHRVSNVLATGTKFLVPETSNTNPPPNSNSTPTITNSNILVITPSALRSVQLHSVSQSTDSATTAVQETASALETATRPKYPPSCSTLAPPPITTRPLPPRRPPPRPPGHDHISSPEHSQPPPPGRHPDGPPSYESLLLRQDRYGPGTFWAMTAFRTRIDPLSDLSEDSSPLHRPVPRAPHPSPVDLHTHIHSHSEFRGLTHSTHAHSEFRVLGERSFSQDDDDDDDDEEEEEEQVKELPRAACSRGGMRSDHPPPPAYEFAGVCHSDSGPWASPVKVPGTTMETSHPYLISDARKGGQIEREEEDEVTSGATRSAHQQHSQENKDDSTTPDTEDYFSKGTLCAADSTPSDNSLSPLTDDSKVDDDILTSPNKTRTTEDLFAMIHRSKRKVLGRKDSGDLNVKSRLCPPATVTPGNVSTVIIPPAPPLNIPANLATAAASQRAPVPIYRSAKKSTTSNEEFKLLLLKKGSRSDSSYRMSATEILKSPITPKMPGESLQEGTIRQSEEPTSAFQEPPISSMDPIQIPGLFPRANAESFTPKTLPMSAASRQGRSRIPPVANSSRYSTRSRLYTAPMQAISEGETENSDGSPHDDRSS; translated from the exons CTGTGTCGAACCTGGACATAGAAAGCAAGCTGTCAGTTCACTATCAGGCTCCATGGCACCAACAACACAACGTGTTTCATCCCTGCACCCGACCGCCCTGCCTGGAGGAGCTGCACAGAAATGCTCAACTCAGTCTCAGAGCCCTGCACCGAG ACGAACAACAGCCCGAACACCGGTCCACAAGTCGGGAGAGAAACAGGGTGACCATCTCTATCTCAGTGGCACCCCCTATGCCCACCTTCCCCTCACCACACAGCATTCGGCGGCAGCAGAGAAGTCGGCTGGCACGAGCG GAGAGGactgtgagagaaacagagatcCAGACCATAcagagaaaa GAGAGGCCAGGGAGAGAAGCAGATGTTCAGACGATCCAAAGAAAG TTTGAGTGCTTTTACTCACTTCACCCTATTGAAAGTTGCATCTTCATCCCATGGAATAGAAAG GCTACCTCGATGGGGGAAGATGAAGGTGGTGAGGTCTTGGGAGGCCACAGAGCCAAGGCCTCAGCCCCCAATGCTTCCTCAACCCAAGATAAGCAGACGAGCTGGTCCAAGGAAAACCACCCACCATCAGATCAGAAGATAACTGCCGATTCTCACTCCATCTCCTCCTGCATCATCCCCATCAACGTCACAG GTGTTGGTTTTGACAGGGAAGCCAGTGCTCGTTGCTCTCTAGTACATTCCCAGTCGGTTCTTCAGAGGAGACGGAAGCTAAGGAGGAGGAAGACTATCACAGGAATACCCAAAAGAGTGCACCAGGACATGG ACTCAGATGAATCACCCGTAGCAAGAGAGCGCACAGTGATCGTCCATGCCAACCCGCACCAACTCTCTCTCTATCAGGAAGATCTCTCAATCAGTGGTCGGCTCCATCACACTCGTGACTCTGGCTGCCAGACAGATGATTTCCTTATAGCAT gttcAGCTGCTCCCTCCAGACGGCGCATCAGAGCGCAACGTGGCCATCAGGGaatccctgcctctctctctcattcaacAGGCAACATTTCTTCACTTGGTGACCAGTCAGATTCCACATACACCTGTTCTTCCAGCCACGGTGGACGCCTGCGCTCTCGCAGCCTTCCACGAGAGGGTGGACGTCTAAtggacagtgatgatgatgacgatgatgatgacgatgatgatgatgacaattatgatgatgatgatgaagatgaggagctGTCACCATATGAAGCTGAGGACTTTATTCCATCTGGCCCTAGTCCAagaatgaagatgatgatgatgaaggatgAGGAAGAGAGCACAGATGACCAGGCAGCTCCTGAGCCACTGCAACTTGGAAGCCTAAAAAGGTTACAGCGATCTGGGGAAAGAGACcgagggggtggaggaggaggaagcccGGAGCATAGCTGGATGGAGAGGGGCCGTTCTCGCTTACCCCGCAAAGCTGACATGGGAAGCTGTGAGATCTCATCAAGTTCTGATACTTTCAGCAGTCCTATTCACTCTGTGTCTACAACAGGAGTTCTAGGAAGCCATGTGGACCATAAAGAGGACCACCAGTCATCAAGTGGGAACTGGAGCGGTTCCAGCTCCACCTGCCCCTCTCAGACATCTGAAACCATACCTCCGCCCTCTTCTCCACCACTGACAGGCTCCTCTCATTGTGACTCAGAGCTATCACTCAACACTGTGCCCAATGCCATTGATGAGGGATTTTCCCTGGATCCCTCATACCACTCTGACCTCAGACCCCAGGGCCAGGGCCACAGGTCAAGCTCATTCACATCCTCAGCCACAGACCAGCTAGATGACGCAGGGGTCAGTACAGCAAGTGAGGGGGAGTGGACATACCCTCAAGACCAAGACCAGACTGATCCAGACCAAGACCATGATCAAACCCGAAACCTGAGTCAGAGTCATGGGTTAGCTCAGGAGTACAGCTCCAAACAAGGTTTGGAAACCCAAACCTGTTTTAGTGATAACAATACCCCAAACAATGAAAAAGAGCCTGGCTCTCTTTACGCatcagaaacaaacagtttcTACTCCTCATCAGTGCATTTTGGGGAGTGTAATCAGAGTTACAGAGGATACATGTATAACTATGCAGACCCAGGACCTGACTGCAGTCAATCCaacactgtggcagcagcactATCCCATGGAGTTTACCTTCAACACTCAACTGACCTCAGAGCAGGCACTATGACCCTGGGGAGAAGTTATCGTCCACTGAGGAAACCTAAAGTCAAACCTCCACCACCCAAACGGACTTCTTCACTGAAGGAAACCAGTAGTAGTGTTGATGTCGGAACCGACACACAGGCAGATCAAGATCAACCAAAGACGGTTAGTGAACAAGAGCTCACCTTGTCTTCCACAGATATGAAGCTGGAACTGGAGCTAGAGCTTGGAGGTGCTCCAGAACCCTTACAGACATCTTGTCTAGTAGCAGAGCCTTTAGGATCATGGGGAATGGGACTGGGTGAAACTGTCGACATAGTAGAACCGATGTCCTTCAGCTCTGCAGATACACACTCGTTTAAGAATGAAGGTGCTGTGCAATCTGACTATGCAGACCTGTGGCTACACAACACTGAGCTGAAGTCCAACAATGGTGAGTACACATCTATGTCCAACTCAAGCACAGCCACAGGCACTACTGTCATGGAGTGTATCAAGTCACCAGacagctcttcctcctccacagaatCCAAAACCCAGGCCCCTGCCCAGGTGTCAGAGACCAGGCCAACTAGTccccctctcccacctggaGACTACAAACTTGGGTCACCTGAGAAGCTGGCAGGCCTGGCCTCGCCATCAAGTGGTTattccagccaatcagagactcCAACATCAACCCTACCCTCATCTTCAACAGCATTTTTCCCAGGACCTCTATCTCCCTCCACAGGCAAAAGGAAGCCAAAAGTGCCAGAGAGGAagtcttctctttcttctctgcagcATTTCCCCAGAGATGGGGTTTCCATTTCATCTAGCTATAAGAGAGACCCAGACTTTCCACCTCCACCTTCTCAACTTGATCTCAATATTCTTCATGGTGGCTATGTCAGACACACGCTATCCCACCGGACACACCACATGCACACGCTCcaccacagcaaacacagagttTCAAATGTGTTAGCCACTGGAACAAAGTTTTTGGTCCCTGAGACATCAAATACCAACCCGCCACCAAATTCAAACTCCACTCCAACAATTACAAATTCTAATATATTGGTGATAACACCATCTGCTCTTCGTTCAGTGCAGCTCCATTCTGTTAGTCAATCCACAGATAGTGCTACCACTGCAGTCCAGGAAACAGCAAGTGCACTGGAGACTGCTACGAGACCCAAATATCCTCCTAGTTGTTCTACCCTGGCTCCACCACCTATTACCACTAGGCCTCTCCCTCCTCGTAGACCACCACCCAGACCCCCAGGTCATGACCACATCTCCTCCCCTGAACATTCACAACCACCTCCCCCTGGCCGCCACCCTGATGGGCCACCATCCTATGAAAGCCTGCTACTCAGACAGGACCGCTATGGACCTGGAACTTTCTGGGCTATGACGGCCTTCAGAACCCGGATAGACCCATTATCAGATCTGTCTGAAGACAGCTCACCTTTACATCGGCCTGTGCCACGTGCTCCCCACCCTTCGCCTGTGGATCTACACACGCATATCCACTCACATTCAGAGTTCAGAGGGCTCACACATTCAACTCATGCACACTCTGAGTTTAGGGTTTTAGGGGAGCGCTCATTCTCccaggatgatgatgacgacgacgatgacgaggaggaagaggaagagcaggtgAAAGAACTACCGAGGGCTGCATGTTCCAGAGGAGGCATGCGATCGGATCACCCTCCACCCCCAGCATATGAGTTTGCTGGAGTATGCCACTCAGACTCAGGGCCCTGGGCTAGTCCAGTCAAAGTGCCTGGTACCACAATGGAGACATCGCATCCTTACCTAATCAGCGATGCAAGGAAAGGAGGACAaatagagagagaagaagaggatgaagtgaCATCAGGTGCTACCAGAAGTGCCCATCAGCAGCATTCACAGGAGAATAAAGATGACTCCACAACTCCTGACACAGAGGATTACTTCAGCAAAG GGACATTATGTGCTGCAGATTCCACGCCCAGTGATAACTCGCTCTCCCCTCTGACTGATGACTCCAAAGTGGATGATGACATTCTCACCTCACCCAACAAGACCCGTACAACTGAGGACCTGTTTGCCATGATACACAG ATCCAAAAGAAAGGTCCTGGGCCGTAAAGATTCAGGAGATTTAAATGTGAAGTCTCGTCTTTGCCCTCCAGCAACAGTGACCCCTGGGAATGTCTCCACTGTCATTATCCCACCAGCACCTCCTCTGAACATCCCAGCCAATttagccactgctgctgcatcacaaCGAGCCCCAGTGCCAATCTACCGCAGCGCCAAGAAATCCACCACATCCAACGAGGAGTTTAAACTCCTGTTGCTGAAGAAAGGTAGCAGGTCTGATTCCAGCTACCGCATGTCAGCTACAGAGATTCTAAAGAGCCCCATCACTCCTAAAATGCCAGGGGAGTCCCTTCAAGAGGGAACCATTAGACAGTCTGAAGAGCCAACCTCGGCATTCCAAGAGCCCCCCATTTCTAGCATGGACCCAATCCAGATACCAGGTCTTTTTCCCAGGGCCAACGCTGAGAGTTTCACACCCAAAACCCTGCCAATGTCAGCTGCATCTCGACAGGGACGTTCTCGGATCCCCCCTGTAGCCAACAGCAGTCGTTACAGTACACGCAGCCGCCTCTACACAGCCCCGATGCAAGCCATTTCTGAAGGGGAGACGGAGAATTCAGATGGGAGCCCCCATGATGACAGATCATCCTAA